In Oncorhynchus masou masou isolate Uvic2021 chromosome 28, UVic_Omas_1.1, whole genome shotgun sequence, the DNA window GGTGACTGTCTCAGGATTCACCCCTTCAGGCAAGTCAAACTCCTGTTTAAACTCCTGGCATCTGTAAGAGAAGGAGCCTTTCCCGTCGTCCTGCTTCTTCTCCGTCTTCCCACTGACTCTCAGCTTCCTGCCCACCTGCTTGACAGACAGATCCGCTGGAGAAAAGTCTTTAGTGTCCAGTGTCAGGGCAAAGCGGTTGTTTTCTTTCCCCATCTGGAAAGCGATGGGCTTGAAGTCAGTTAAAGATAATGGGCCATCAATGTCTTCGAAAATCTTTTGGTGGAGCCGTTGCATATATTCCATATTATGCCTCATCTCCTGCATGTTTCTCATCATTTCCTGCTCCATCTGGAAGAAGAGAGGCCGGGTCTCTGGCCAGAGGCTGCGGACGGGCCAGTGGAAGTCCATGAAGGGGCCCATTGGGCTCATTGGGTTGAGGGAAGACTGCATCATGCTGGGGCAAAGCATAATCAAAATCAAATCTGCGTCGTTTCTGCTAGTCTTTGTTGGTCTCTTCTCCCTGATAGTGTCTCTGCGAGCTTCTGTCCCGAGCAGACTAGGGCTCACAGCTTTTATACTGTCCAATGGAAAGTTCCAGTAGCATTCCTCTGACTCCAACGTCTGAGTGTTATGACTACCCAACTTTTGTCATTCTCCAAAACAAGCCCCGGGTAATAGTGCAGTCTGACTGCCAAATGCCTTAGGGATATATCGTTGTTCTATTTACAGAGTGGCCACTGAAGCAGGTCAGAGTCGCAGGGCCACATAACGTCCTTTAAATAAGAGTAGCCTCCAAAGTGAGCAAGTCATCTACAACAGCTGCTTTGTCATGCTGTCATTTCTGTCCATGAA includes these proteins:
- the LOC135518600 gene encoding heat shock protein beta-11-like codes for the protein MLCPSMMQSSLNPMSPMGPFMDFHWPVRSLWPETRPLFFQMEQEMMRNMQEMRHNMEYMQRLHQKIFEDIDGPLSLTDFKPIAFQMGKENNRFALTLDTKDFSPADLSVKQVGRKLRVSGKTEKKQDDGKGSFSYRCQEFKQEFDLPEGVNPETVTCSLNDGQLQIQAPKVAAVTESNERVVPITCSSAVTSPGAATESTAVEAEPKKD